One Diabrotica virgifera virgifera chromosome 3, PGI_DIABVI_V3a genomic window carries:
- the LOC114325566 gene encoding ankyrin repeat domain-containing protein 40 — protein MANILEEKLREAVSIGDVDSVNTLLSQKVNVNSQNSVNGWTALHWAYKRENKHLIKLLVDHGAKQDVRNSQGQTPNEVSPDLNSKDKSSNGGLHIIPNYLKNPSSSVDLGTAQKKQKTADYKKVTVKEEEVSSPSLKEEDVLVIPVRIADLEDQDYIDIEIPKSNLTYANLLRVCCQELKVRQNQVERIRKRPCTRLRNDNDVKRLEKYNNLEIVLKPEFYADFLVIQVKIESDDPDYIEIEIAKSNLTYANLLRVCCQELGITENQVERIRKEPDVRLRNDKDVKRLDEDDSLEIVLKPEFYAD, from the exons ATGGCAAATATACTAGAAGAAAAACTAAGGGAAGCTGTTAGTATAGGAGATGTAGACTCAGTTAATACACTGTTATCTCAAAAAGTCAATGTAAATTCTCAAAACAGTGTGAATGGATG GACTGCTCTTCATTGGGCTTACAAGAGAGAAAACAAGCATCTCATAAAACTTCTTGTTGATCACGGTGCAAAACAAGATGTAAGAAACTCCCAAGGACAGACTCCTAACGAAGTAAGTCCTGACTTAAATTCCAAAGATAAATCATCCAATGGTGGACTGCATATTATACCAAATTATTTGAAGAATCCTTCGTCAAGTGTTGATCTTGGAACAGCTCAGAAAAAACAAAAGACTGCTGACTATAAGAAGGTGACAGTTAAAGAGGAAGAAGTTAGTAGTCCATCTTTAAAGGAGGAAGATG TTTTAGTGATACCAGTTAGAATTGCAGACCTCGAAGACCAAGATTATATAGATATTGAAATCCCTAAATCAAACCTGACCTATGCAAATTTGCTGAGAGTATGCTGCCAAGAACTGAAAGTTCGTCAAAATCAAGTAGAGAGAATAAGAAAGCGTCCATGTACCAGATTAAGGAATGACAACGATGTTAAGAGGCTAGAAAAATATAACAACTTGGAAATTGTACTCAAGCCGGAATTTTATGCAGACT tTTTAGTAATACAAGTTAAGATAGAAAGTGACGACCCAGATTATATAGAAATTGAAATCGCTAAATCAAACCTGACTTATGCAAATTTGCTGAGAGTATGCTGCCAAGAACTGGGAATTACTGAAAATCAAGTAGAAAGAATACGAAAGGAACCAGATGTCAGATTAAGGAATGACAAAGATGTTAAAAGGCTAGATGAAGATGACAGCTTGGAAATTGTACTAAAGCCAGAATTTTATGCAGACTAG